The Halomicronema hongdechloris C2206 genome includes a window with the following:
- a CDS encoding DUF4079 domain-containing protein gives MLDTPDLLRLLHPMLAVVVVLPLVGIATYFATQTRQRRLQLADKDKTKIPPVVGQEHVKIGRWLAGAVVGLALLGLAHPIFKNIIQNQVWAEQPFQVVFIGLMFGLTIAVLALLYRARSRVWRAIFAILTGMGLVILGSQDGVFRRTYEWYVSHYYFGMAAALLMIFSLAILPDIYRSLTWRRTHVVLNTVAVLLFISQGITGTRDLLEIPLHWQEPYIFQCDFANQTCPD, from the coding sequence ATGTTAGATACTCCCGATCTCTTGCGGCTGTTGCATCCGATGTTGGCGGTGGTGGTCGTGCTACCGCTGGTGGGGATTGCCACCTATTTTGCTACCCAGACTCGGCAACGGCGGCTGCAGCTGGCCGATAAGGACAAGACGAAAATTCCGCCGGTTGTCGGTCAGGAACACGTCAAAATCGGCCGCTGGCTAGCCGGGGCAGTGGTGGGATTGGCTTTGTTAGGGCTGGCCCATCCGATTTTCAAAAACATCATCCAGAATCAGGTCTGGGCGGAGCAGCCATTTCAGGTGGTGTTTATTGGGCTCATGTTTGGGTTGACGATTGCGGTGCTGGCGTTGCTATACCGCGCCCGCAGTCGGGTTTGGCGAGCCATATTTGCCATTTTGACGGGCATGGGATTGGTGATCTTAGGCAGCCAAGACGGCGTGTTCCGCCGCACCTATGAGTGGTACGTCTCTCACTATTACTTCGGCATGGCGGCGGCGCTGCTGATGATTTTTTCCCTGGCCATTTTGCCAGATATCTATCGTTCGCTGACCTGGCGCCGCACCCATGTGGTGTTGAATACAGTAGCGGTGCTGCTATTCATCAGCCAAGGAATCACCGGTACCCGCGATTTGCTGGAGATTCCGCTGCACTGGCAAGAACCTTATATCTTTCAATGTGATTTTGCCAATCAGACTTGTCCTGACTAA
- a CDS encoding ABC transporter substrate-binding protein has protein sequence MVAKTAIGNRIKQLHRGLRRLLALLLASLMMLSNGGCSLEQFEKPGVSNVEPLVFSTLSDPKTFNPVLNQEYPNVFLYTYEGLTGQDGTTGEIIPKQAESWDMSEDGKTIVFTLRPNLKWSDGEPLTAADVVFTYNEVVFNEEIPTSNRDVMRIGEAGLLPEVVQLDERRIQFNLPEPFAPLLRTTSMEILPAHILRPTLEERDADGNLRFLSTWGTDTPPAQVVSNGPYRIKAYYPAERVVFERNPYYWQQDDQGRQQPYIQELIWQVVESSDTQVLQFRSGGLDLISVAPDFFALLKREEERGNFTIYNGGPALGTNFLCFNLNQGTRNGEPLVDPVRSQWFNTLEFRQAVSYAIDRQAMINNIFQGLGEVQTSPISVQSPYYAPPEAGIPTYDYNLDKAKSLLAQAGFQTNARGELEDSDGNRVNFTLITNAGNKIRESIAAQIKQDLDKLGIEVNLQPIAFNTLVSKLSDSLDWEAHVLGLTGGLEPNNGANVWLLNGSLHVFNQQALSGQQPIAGWQAKDWEAKIAQLYIQAAQEPNEAKRQAIYRETQRLTQTHLPFIYLINPLSLGAVRNTIDGIRYSAIGGALWNLEALTIED, from the coding sequence ATGGTGGCGAAGACAGCCATTGGCAATCGCATCAAGCAACTGCACCGGGGGCTGCGGCGACTGTTGGCCTTGCTGTTAGCCAGCCTGATGATGCTGAGCAATGGCGGCTGTAGCCTGGAGCAATTCGAGAAACCGGGGGTTAGTAATGTGGAGCCACTGGTATTTAGCACCCTCAGTGATCCCAAGACCTTTAACCCGGTGCTGAATCAGGAGTATCCCAATGTGTTTCTCTACACCTATGAGGGACTAACGGGCCAAGATGGCACCACTGGCGAGATCATTCCCAAGCAGGCCGAGAGTTGGGACATGTCTGAGGATGGCAAGACCATCGTGTTTACCCTGCGCCCCAATCTGAAGTGGTCCGATGGGGAACCCTTGACCGCCGCCGATGTGGTGTTTACCTATAACGAGGTCGTCTTCAATGAAGAGATTCCCACCAGTAACCGGGATGTAATGCGTATCGGTGAAGCGGGGCTATTGCCAGAGGTGGTGCAATTGGATGAGCGCCGCATCCAGTTCAACTTGCCAGAACCCTTCGCCCCGCTGCTGCGCACTACTAGTATGGAAATTTTGCCAGCCCATATCCTCAGGCCCACCCTGGAAGAACGCGATGCCGATGGCAATCTGCGGTTTTTATCTACCTGGGGCACCGATACCCCTCCAGCTCAGGTGGTCTCCAATGGCCCTTATCGGATTAAGGCCTACTATCCGGCGGAACGGGTGGTGTTCGAGCGCAACCCCTACTACTGGCAGCAGGATGACCAGGGGCGCCAGCAGCCTTATATCCAGGAGCTGATCTGGCAGGTGGTGGAATCTTCCGATACCCAGGTGCTGCAGTTCCGCTCCGGTGGGTTGGATCTGATTAGTGTTGCCCCCGACTTCTTCGCCCTGCTGAAACGGGAGGAGGAGCGAGGCAACTTTACTATCTACAATGGCGGGCCGGCTCTGGGCACTAATTTCCTCTGTTTCAACCTGAATCAGGGGACTCGCAATGGGGAACCGCTGGTGGACCCGGTGCGATCGCAATGGTTTAATACCCTAGAGTTTCGCCAGGCGGTATCCTACGCCATCGATCGCCAGGCCATGATCAACAACATTTTTCAGGGCCTAGGGGAAGTGCAAACCTCTCCCATCTCAGTGCAGAGTCCCTATTACGCTCCTCCGGAGGCAGGCATTCCCACTTACGACTACAACCTAGATAAGGCCAAATCCTTGCTGGCTCAGGCCGGCTTCCAGACCAATGCTCGCGGCGAGTTAGAAGACAGCGATGGCAACCGGGTTAACTTTACCCTGATTACCAATGCTGGCAATAAGATTCGCGAGTCTATCGCCGCCCAGATCAAACAAGATCTCGACAAACTTGGCATAGAGGTAAACTTGCAGCCCATCGCCTTTAATACATTGGTCAGCAAACTCAGCGATAGCCTCGATTGGGAAGCCCATGTGCTAGGACTAACTGGTGGCTTAGAGCCTAATAATGGCGCCAATGTCTGGCTGTTAAACGGCTCTCTACATGTCTTTAACCAGCAAGCACTCTCCGGTCAACAACCCATCGCAGGCTGGCAGGCTAAGGACTGGGAAGCCAAGATCGCCCAGCTATATATCCAAGCGGCCCAGGAGCCAAATGAGGCTAAGCGCCAAGCCATCTATCGCGAGACCCAGCGCCTGACCCAAACCCATCTGCCCTTCATTTACTTGATCAACCCCCTGTCCCTGGGGGCAGTGCGCAATACGATTGACGGCATTCGCTACAGTGCCATCGGCGGTGCCCTGTGGAACCTAGAAGCGCTCACCATCGAAGACTAA
- a CDS encoding UPF0182 family protein, which produces MVGAASKAFKHPIWRYLGWMGLLVLVLTVVSDIVAEGLWFQDLNYLSVFWLRLQAQAGLALVAFGVSLGFIWGNISWAKGHADASPASSPVLGLRSLLALGLGLGLLIGIQLLYHGHVAASHWQPSTTLYTGTPPLPLWAKPTSALEVLQLLLVQPWQIIALVVGAIALVIYPQGLTLVAALLMSLGFGAVLSEQWTRVLPALNPVSFDQSDPLFQQDISAIFSICLCGRC; this is translated from the coding sequence ATGGTAGGCGCTGCGAGCAAGGCATTTAAGCATCCTATTTGGCGGTATCTGGGGTGGATGGGACTCCTGGTACTGGTGCTAACGGTGGTGAGCGATATTGTGGCGGAGGGGCTCTGGTTTCAGGATCTCAACTATCTCAGTGTGTTCTGGCTGCGACTACAGGCTCAAGCAGGGCTGGCGTTGGTGGCTTTTGGGGTGAGCCTGGGGTTCATTTGGGGCAACATCAGCTGGGCCAAAGGCCACGCAGACGCGTCGCCTGCATCGTCGCCGGTGCTGGGGTTGCGATCGCTATTGGCCTTAGGGCTAGGGTTGGGGCTGCTGATCGGGATTCAACTGCTGTATCACGGCCATGTGGCCGCTAGCCACTGGCAGCCCAGCACCACCCTCTACACCGGAACGCCACCGCTACCGCTGTGGGCAAAACCAACCTCGGCCTTGGAGGTGCTGCAGTTACTGCTGGTGCAACCCTGGCAAATCATTGCCCTGGTGGTGGGTGCGATCGCACTGGTCATCTATCCCCAAGGGCTAACCCTAGTCGCCGCCCTACTGATGAGTTTGGGCTTTGGAGCAGTGCTCTCGGAGCAGTGGACTCGAGTGTTGCCGGCCCTGAATCCAGTCTCCTTTGACCAGTCAGATCCCCTATTTCAGCAGGACATCAGCGCTATATTTTCTATCTGCCTCTGTGGGAGGTGCTAA
- a CDS encoding UPF0182 family protein, giving the protein MLNFWLLGMCFFTVAAVLLVYLLPSNTLSQGQFFGFTLAQKRHLYALASALLLCTSLNHWLARYQLLFSSESVVYGASYTDVHVSLPVNTALAAIALILGLGLLWRSLFWGVSLRGLVVWLQLIGQGKGDHLPAIPHLPMTSHPILWGVVGYLLLALIGTLMLPPLVQRLVVQPNELERETPYIERSIALTRDAFDLVDIDVEPFAPSGSLSSADLERNHLTLDNVRLWDTRPLLESNRQLQEIRLYYEFRDADVDRYRLLNADGTIDRRQVLISARELNYAQVPDIAKTWVNEHLVYTHGYGFTISPVNTANPDGLPAYFIKGIDHDASSDTVRYSIPVGDPQIYFGELTDTYVMTDTEVLELDYPGGADNVYTRYRGQAGIAIGRYWQRLLFAKHLGDWRMLFTEDFTPQTQLLYRRSITDRVMALAPFLRFDEDPYLAVADIGNTSLTWGTDTSAPASATAGKHTLFWILDAYTTSDRYPYSDPGGNDFNYIRNSVKVIVDAYHGTVGFFVADPEDPIIRTWSRLLPGMFHPLADIPPTLRSHLRYPQDLFQVQADQLMTYHMTDPQVFYNREDQWRAPNEIYADEAQRVEPYYLIMKLPQEDTEEFILLRLFTPAERNNLVAWLAARSDGDRYGRRLLYRFPKQELVFGPEQIEARINQDPAISQRISLWNTQGSRAQQGNLLVIPIEQSLLYVEPLYLVAEQTPLPSLARVIVVHQNRIAMAETLDDSLTAIFESDPERAPAILRDLDDTAPALEGLFSPGDSLTVPETAPDPADSSELPPSD; this is encoded by the coding sequence GTGCTAAATTTTTGGCTGCTGGGGATGTGTTTCTTCACCGTAGCCGCCGTACTCCTGGTCTATCTACTGCCTAGCAATACCCTGAGCCAGGGCCAGTTCTTCGGCTTTACCCTAGCCCAAAAACGCCATCTCTATGCTCTCGCCAGTGCCTTGCTGCTCTGCACCAGCCTCAACCACTGGTTAGCCCGCTATCAGCTGCTGTTCTCGAGTGAAAGCGTCGTCTATGGCGCCAGCTACACCGATGTCCATGTCAGTTTGCCCGTCAACACAGCCCTGGCAGCCATCGCCTTAATACTGGGCTTGGGACTACTGTGGCGGTCGCTGTTCTGGGGCGTCAGCCTGCGGGGCTTGGTAGTGTGGCTGCAGCTAATCGGCCAGGGCAAAGGGGATCATCTCCCCGCTATTCCTCACCTGCCGATGACATCCCATCCCATTCTCTGGGGAGTCGTGGGGTATTTGCTCCTGGCGCTGATCGGCACCCTGATGCTGCCGCCTCTGGTGCAACGCCTGGTGGTTCAGCCCAATGAGCTAGAGCGAGAGACTCCCTATATCGAACGGTCCATCGCCCTGACCCGGGATGCCTTCGACCTGGTTGATATTGATGTCGAACCCTTTGCCCCCAGTGGGTCGCTGTCCTCCGCCGACCTAGAGCGCAATCATCTCACCCTAGACAATGTGCGCCTGTGGGATACGCGGCCCCTGCTAGAGAGCAACCGCCAACTCCAGGAGATTCGCCTCTACTACGAGTTTCGGGATGCCGATGTGGATCGCTATCGCCTGCTGAACGCGGACGGGACCATCGATCGGCGCCAGGTGTTGATCTCGGCCCGGGAGCTCAACTACGCCCAGGTGCCCGATATCGCTAAGACCTGGGTGAACGAGCATTTAGTCTATACCCATGGCTATGGCTTCACCATCAGCCCGGTCAACACTGCCAACCCGGACGGCTTACCGGCCTATTTCATCAAAGGCATTGATCACGACGCCAGCAGTGACACCGTTCGCTACAGCATTCCGGTGGGGGATCCCCAGATTTATTTTGGCGAACTCACCGACACCTATGTCATGACCGACACCGAGGTGCTGGAGCTGGATTACCCCGGTGGGGCTGACAATGTCTATACTCGCTACCGAGGGCAGGCTGGTATTGCCATCGGTCGCTACTGGCAACGGCTGCTATTTGCTAAGCACCTGGGGGATTGGCGCATGCTCTTCACGGAGGATTTCACCCCCCAGACCCAATTGCTCTATCGCCGCAGCATTACCGACCGGGTGATGGCTTTGGCCCCCTTCCTGCGCTTTGATGAGGATCCCTATCTGGCGGTGGCTGACATCGGCAATACGTCGCTGACTTGGGGCACGGATACCTCTGCCCCTGCCTCAGCGACCGCCGGCAAACACACTCTGTTCTGGATCCTCGATGCTTATACCACCAGTGATCGCTATCCCTACTCCGATCCGGGTGGCAATGATTTCAACTACATTCGCAACTCCGTCAAAGTCATAGTCGATGCCTATCATGGCACCGTCGGTTTCTTTGTTGCCGATCCCGAGGATCCGATCATTCGCACCTGGAGTCGGCTCTTGCCCGGGATGTTTCATCCCCTGGCCGATATTCCCCCGACCTTGCGATCGCACCTGCGCTATCCCCAAGATCTCTTCCAGGTGCAGGCAGATCAGCTGATGACCTACCACATGACCGATCCGCAGGTATTCTATAACCGCGAAGATCAGTGGCGGGCTCCCAATGAGATCTACGCCGATGAGGCGCAACGGGTCGAGCCCTACTATCTGATTATGAAATTGCCCCAGGAAGACACCGAAGAATTTATTTTGCTGCGCCTTTTCACCCCAGCAGAGCGCAATAACCTGGTGGCCTGGTTAGCGGCCCGTTCTGACGGCGATCGCTACGGACGTCGCTTGCTCTATCGCTTTCCTAAACAAGAGTTGGTGTTCGGGCCTGAGCAGATCGAAGCCCGCATCAACCAAGATCCGGCGATCTCGCAACGGATCTCCCTATGGAATACCCAAGGCTCTCGGGCCCAGCAAGGGAATTTGCTGGTGATTCCCATCGAACAGTCGCTGTTGTACGTGGAACCCCTCTATCTGGTCGCCGAACAAACCCCACTTCCTTCCCTGGCTCGGGTCATCGTTGTTCACCAAAATCGCATCGCCATGGCAGAAACCCTCGATGATAGCCTGACGGCTATTTTTGAGTCAGACCCAGAACGGGCTCCTGCCATTCTGCGAGACCTGGATGACACCGCCCCCGCGTTAGAAGGGCTCTTCTCCCCCGGCGACAGCCTCACGGTCCCTGAAACCGCCCCTGATCCTGCCGACAGCAGCGAATTGCCGCCATCTGATTGA
- the pheS gene encoding phenylalanine--tRNA ligase subunit alpha has protein sequence MTSQLTDLETQLTALEATAADAIATTTTLDELNQLRVSYLGKKGQLSKILGGMGKLPAAERPRIGALANTVKETLQRHLEARKAALEAAQIDAQLEAETIDVSMPGVFIPQGRVHPINGIIDRITEIFIGLGYTVAEGPEVETDYYNFEALNFLPDHPARDMQDTLYLDNGDLMRTHTSNIQIRYMEDHAPPMRVLATGRCYRRDTVDATHAAVFHQIEFFAVDRGITFSDLKGTIKVFIEALYGDIPIRFRPSFFPFTEPSAEVDVKWQGKWLEVLGCGMIDPNVLEAVGYDPEVYSGFAAGLGVERLAMVQHQIDDIRRLYASDLRFLRQF, from the coding sequence ATGACCTCACAGCTGACAGATCTAGAAACTCAACTGACTGCCCTGGAGGCGACCGCTGCCGATGCGATCGCAACCACGACGACCCTGGATGAGCTGAATCAGCTGCGGGTATCCTATCTGGGCAAGAAAGGGCAACTCTCCAAAATCCTAGGTGGCATGGGCAAACTGCCCGCCGCCGAACGTCCTCGCATCGGGGCCCTGGCCAACACAGTCAAAGAGACCCTGCAGCGCCACCTAGAAGCGCGCAAGGCTGCCCTAGAAGCGGCTCAGATTGACGCCCAGCTAGAGGCTGAAACCATCGATGTATCTATGCCAGGGGTTTTCATTCCCCAAGGTCGGGTGCATCCCATCAATGGCATCATCGATCGCATTACCGAGATCTTTATAGGCCTGGGCTATACCGTCGCCGAAGGTCCCGAAGTCGAAACCGATTACTACAACTTCGAGGCCCTGAACTTCCTGCCCGACCACCCCGCTCGGGACATGCAGGACACCCTCTACTTAGACAACGGCGATCTGATGCGCACCCACACCTCCAACATTCAGATCCGCTACATGGAAGACCACGCCCCCCCCATGCGGGTGCTGGCCACGGGGCGATGTTACCGGCGTGATACGGTCGATGCTACCCACGCCGCCGTCTTTCACCAAATCGAGTTTTTCGCCGTCGATCGGGGCATCACCTTCTCGGACCTCAAAGGCACCATCAAGGTCTTCATCGAAGCCCTCTATGGCGACATTCCCATCCGCTTTCGTCCCAGCTTCTTCCCCTTCACCGAACCCTCAGCCGAGGTGGATGTGAAATGGCAGGGCAAATGGCTGGAAGTGCTGGGTTGTGGCATGATTGACCCCAATGTGCTCGAAGCCGTCGGCTACGATCCGGAAGTGTACAGTGGCTTCGCTGCTGGGCTCGGGGTCGAGCGCCTGGCCATGGTCCAGCACCAGATCGACGACATTCGTCGCCTCTACGCCAGCGATCTGCGATTCTTGCGGCAGTTTTAA